Genomic segment of Deinococcus planocerae:
TGGGGACGAACATGCTGATCCCCTACCAGAGCGGCGAGCCCCACTACCAGGACGAGTACGACCCGGGGACCGACCAGCTCTCGGGCAGCGACGGGTACCCGGGAGCCACGGCGGTCTTGCCGGTGATCGTGAACGGGCAGTCCCGTGGTGTGGTGGGCTTCGCGCTCTACACCGGGCGGCGTTGGTCCGCCGAGGACCGGGCGGTGCTGGAGACGGTGGGGCGCCAGCTCACCCTGGCGCTGGAACGCGCCGAGCAGACCCGGCGCCTGGCCGCCCAGAACGCGGAGTTGGAGGCCCGCACCCGGGCCCTCTCGGCCTTTGAGGAATGGACCCGGGACCTCACCCTGGACAGCGAGCCCGCGGCGCTCATCCAACGGGCGGAGGAATTGCTGCTCGACCTGCTGCCCGTGCAGGCGGCCCTGTACTACGAGCGGGACGGCGAGCGCTGGTATGTCCGCAGCATGCGGGGCGAGTACGGCAGCGAGGGGCTGCGCCTCGCCCACGAGGCCGGGCTCCCGCACGACGAAACCGACAACCTGCGTCTCCCCTCCCTGACGGGGGAGACGTACTACCAGGGCGCGTACAACCCGGCGACGGACGGGCTGGCCGACCACATGACCCACGTCTCCGCCACGGCCATCGTGCCGCTGCGAACGGGACAGGGCATCCGGGGCCTGATCGGATTGGGGCGCTTCGGACAGGCCAACTGGACGGACGCCGAGCGCGCCATCATCGAGTCGGTGCGCCGCAGCCTGGAACTGGCACTGGACCGGGCGAACCGCCTGGCCGAGTTGGACCAGGAGCGCGCCGCACTGAGCGCCCGCACCACCGAACTCGCGGCGGCCAACGAGGAGCTCGAAGCCTTCACCTACAGCGTCTCCCACGACCTGCGCACGCCGGTGCGGCACGTGATGAGTTTCAACGACCTGCTGCGCCGTCACCTGGGGGAGCACCTGGATGCCAAGGCCGCGCGCTACCTCCAGGTGGTGGGCGAGTCGGCGGGGCGCATGAACACGCTGATCGACGCGATGCTCGACCTCTCCCGCACCTCGCGGCTCCCCCTGAGGTTGGGTCCCGTGGACCTGAATGAGCTGGTGCGGACCGTGAGGACGGAGCTGGAGGCGGACACCCTGGACCGGCGGGTGCAGTGGGAAGTGGGCCCCCTCCCCCTGGTGACGGCCGACCACGACACGTTGCGGCAGGTGGTGGTGAACCTGCTGGAGAATGCCCTGAAGTACACCCGGCCGCGGGAGGTGGCGCGGATCGAGGTGTGGGCGGAGGCACAGCCCGGCGAGTGGGTGGTCTTGGTGCGGGACAACGGGGTGGGGTTCGACCCCCAGTACGGGAACAAGCTGTTCGGGGTGTTCCAGCGGCTGCACCTGGCGAAGGACTTCGAGGGGACAGGGGTAGGGCTGGCGAACGTGCGGCGGATCATCGCCCGGCACCGGGGCTGGGTGTGGGCCGAGGGGAGGCCGGGGGAGGGGGCAACCTTCAGCTTCACCCTGCCCAGGGGCTGACGGGCCTCCCGACGTGGGGGGTCCAGGTCTTGAGGTGGAGACGATCCCTCGCGCCCCTTGCCCTTGCTCCTCGCCGCCTTACAACTCGACGTGCGTCAGACCGAACGCCGTGGCGTGGTGGTGTGGTTCTTCCCACTCGGGCAGCCCCTCGACGGGCACGAACGAGGCCTCAACCACCGGCGGGAAGCCGCCGTCCTGATCCCGCCGCCCTCGTGCGTGGGCTTGAATGGACGAACAGACCGGGGTCCGGGGCTACTTCAGAGAGACGCCCTTGAAGCGCAGGATGCCGTCTGGGCTGGGGTCCAGCCCGGACACATCCTTTGAGACGCCGTACAGCAGGCTCTGGTGGTACACCCAGATGTACGGCATGTCCTCCAGCACCTTCCCCAACGCCACGTTGTAGGTGGCCTTGCGTGCGCTCATCGCGCTCAGCAGCCGGGCCTTGCCGAGCAGCGCGTCCACCTCCTTGTTGCTGTATCTGCCGTAGTTGTACGTTCCGCCGGTGCGAACCCAGTCGTAGATGTTGCCATCCGGGTCGATCCGGCCGCTCCAGTTCAGCAGCGCCGCATCGAAGTCAAATGACGTTGCGCGCGCGCTGAGGGCCCCGTTGTCCAGCAGCTCGATTTTCACGTTGATGCCCGCCTGGGCCATCATGGCCTGGTACAGTTGGGCCAGTTGCGAGGTCACGGTGCCGGTCGCGGCGATCAGCGTGAACGTCAGATCGCTCTTGCCCGATTGCTGGAGTTTTTTCCTGGCGTCCGCGACGTTCGGAGTGGGGACCTTGAGGGCCGGGCTGTAGGCCGGCGTGCCGGGCGGGAAGGGGCCGGCCGCGGGTTTCGCCGTGTTGCGGAAGACGACGTTCACCACGGCGTTCCGGTCGATGGTCTGCGCGACGGCCTGACGCACCCGCCTGTCGTTGAAGGGAGGACGGGCGGTGTTCAGCCAGATGCCCTGAAAGCCCAGGGTAGGGATGGTGAGGACACCGAGTTTGGCGTTGTGCTCGACCTTCGCAACGTCCTTGGCGTCCAGCACAATCACCTGTGCGGCGCCGGACACCAGATTGGCGTAGCGGACGTCGCCGTCCGGGAAGGGTCGGTACACCAGCTTGTCAAGCCTCGGCGTGCCCCCCCAGTACCGGCG
This window contains:
- a CDS encoding GAF domain-containing protein; translated protein: MSSQPGADAPARVALSEHLQAVTEALATTRTPEEVSGVILTTALAALNARAGAVLLVDATGTRLEIAATQGDEAGARILRQEGPLTGNVPAGDALNRRELLFFEREGDLVRADPEVEARTGGKAAVAALPLLIGDQPLGTLILDFGASHEVTPEEVRFLRTLAAQGALALSRAQLAADLQQVRERTGPGEAHAQGQEAFVAFTEAVGTETDLLALARQAIAVLRARFQDGSIGYYTKGGDLWTAQAWSEDMGEALVHRLRAGLPDRTPLIRRGLQTGTAVFTDAWDPEREGIEHSGDYGSAAIYPLVVNGEVRHLLLIGLKDTRRWRERDRALVRAVGRSLNLALERAEQARQLQARTDEEARRTQTLAAFAELSRDLVLETDPLAIMRRTQEVVLGLLPPGFSLYYEPGGGWWHLRSQVGQASTPELQAAVEAGFAFEVGTNMLIPYQSGEPHYQDEYDPGTDQLSGSDGYPGATAVLPVIVNGQSRGVVGFALYTGRRWSAEDRAVLETVGRQLTLALERAEQTRRLAAQNAELEARTRALSAFEEWTRDLTLDSEPAALIQRAEELLLDLLPVQAALYYERDGERWYVRSMRGEYGSEGLRLAHEAGLPHDETDNLRLPSLTGETYYQGAYNPATDGLADHMTHVSATAIVPLRTGQGIRGLIGLGRFGQANWTDAERAIIESVRRSLELALDRANRLAELDQERAALSARTTELAAANEELEAFTYSVSHDLRTPVRHVMSFNDLLRRHLGEHLDAKAARYLQVVGESAGRMNTLIDAMLDLSRTSRLPLRLGPVDLNELVRTVRTELEADTLDRRVQWEVGPLPLVTADHDTLRQVVVNLLENALKYTRPREVARIEVWAEAQPGEWVVLVRDNGVGFDPQYGNKLFGVFQRLHLAKDFEGTGVGLANVRRIIARHRGWVWAEGRPGEGATFSFTLPRG
- a CDS encoding ABC transporter substrate-binding protein, which encodes MPKASCVRVLLALSFLTTGAALAQTLTVGLDAEPVRLDPALSAAAVDRQVLYQVFDRLVEVDDQLKIVPSLARSWKITDGGLTYTFTLRGGVEFHDGTPLDAAAVKYSLERNLTLEGSARKNELSAVKSVTALNPTTVRLTLSAPYGPLLAVLSDRSGMIVSPTAARAAGKNFGLKPVGSGPFRFASRTQQDNIALDAFRRYWGGTPRLDKLVYRPFPDGDVRYANLVSGAAQVIVLDAKDVAKVEHNAKLGVLTIPTLGFQGIWLNTARPPFNDRRVRQAVAQTIDRNAVVNVVFRNTAKPAAGPFPPGTPAYSPALKVPTPNVADARKKLQQSGKSDLTFTLIAATGTVTSQLAQLYQAMMAQAGINVKIELLDNGALSARATSFDFDAALLNWSGRIDPDGNIYDWVRTGGTYNYGRYSNKEVDALLGKARLLSAMSARKATYNVALGKVLEDMPYIWVYHQSLLYGVSKDVSGLDPSPDGILRFKGVSLK